The following are encoded in a window of Candidatus Dormiibacterota bacterium genomic DNA:
- a CDS encoding glycoside hydrolase family 1 protein — MKNNDRSDPACEHYQRYPTDFDLLRDLHQNAHRFSVEWSRIEPAPGEFSATALAHYRDVLQALRERGMEPLVTLHHFTNPTWIAQAGGWDAPQTSEYFARFAQRVTDELGALASSWITINEPTVIAYQGYLRGEWPPGTRDLGAAARVLVNVLRGHWMAYERIKSRHADLQIGLAHHLRVFDPARRFMPQDRAVAAAFNRVFNETMLKSLRLGRLVFPLTRAGRASGPRHSQDFIGLNYYARELVKFNHRYRAELFGERVLPAGAPKSDLNWEVYPEGLYRTLRSLVREQLPILVTENGIADAADAKRPEFLLTHVGAMLRAIQTGVPVRGYFHWTCLDNFEWAEGYSAKFGLIACDPVSQERRPRPSARLYAEICRLNGLPASVELPPGPRQPAEPAGPADLR, encoded by the coding sequence ATAAAAAATAACGACCGTTCAGATCCGGCCTGCGAGCATTACCAGAGATACCCGACTGACTTCGACTTGCTGCGAGATTTACACCAGAATGCGCATCGGTTCTCCGTCGAGTGGTCGCGGATCGAGCCGGCGCCCGGAGAATTTTCTGCGACGGCGCTGGCGCACTATCGAGATGTTCTACAAGCGTTGCGTGAGCGCGGCATGGAGCCCCTGGTTACGCTGCATCACTTCACGAATCCGACGTGGATCGCTCAGGCGGGCGGCTGGGACGCCCCCCAGACGTCGGAGTATTTCGCCAGGTTTGCGCAGCGGGTCACGGACGAACTTGGAGCGCTGGCGAGCTCCTGGATCACGATCAACGAGCCGACCGTGATCGCATACCAGGGCTACCTTCGGGGCGAGTGGCCTCCCGGGACGCGCGACCTGGGCGCCGCGGCGCGGGTCCTGGTAAACGTGCTGCGCGGACACTGGATGGCGTACGAGCGCATCAAGTCACGGCATGCCGATCTTCAGATCGGCCTGGCGCATCACCTGCGTGTTTTTGACCCGGCCCGGCGGTTCATGCCCCAGGACCGCGCCGTCGCCGCGGCCTTCAACCGGGTGTTCAACGAGACGATGCTCAAGTCACTGCGACTCGGGCGGCTGGTGTTTCCGTTGACGCGCGCCGGACGAGCCAGCGGCCCGCGCCACAGTCAAGATTTTATTGGCCTGAACTACTACGCGCGGGAGCTGGTGAAGTTCAATCATCGTTATCGCGCTGAACTGTTCGGCGAGCGCGTGCTCCCGGCCGGCGCCCCGAAGTCGGATCTCAACTGGGAGGTCTATCCGGAGGGCCTGTACCGAACGCTGCGGTCGCTGGTGCGTGAGCAGCTGCCAATTCTGGTCACTGAGAATGGCATCGCCGACGCCGCGGACGCGAAGCGACCGGAATTCTTGCTGACCCATGTGGGCGCCATGCTACGCGCCATCCAAACCGGCGTCCCGGTGCGCGGCTACTTTCACTGGACGTGTTTGGACAATTTCGAGTGGGCAGAGGGTTATAGTGCGAAATTCGGCTTGATCGCCTGCGATCCGGTGTCCCAGGAGCGCCGGCCACGCCCAAGCGCCCGTTTATACGCCGAGATCTGTCGATTAAACGGCTTGCCGGCTAGTGTCGAGCTTCCGCCAGGGCCTCGGCAGCCCGCTGAGCCAGCCGGCCCGGCCGACCTGCGCTGA